One region of Bombus affinis isolate iyBomAffi1 chromosome 5, iyBomAffi1.2, whole genome shotgun sequence genomic DNA includes:
- the LOC126916565 gene encoding protein RER1 isoform X2: MMQDEHLGGPPRRNVFSQAIGRISQLYQTYLDLWTPHAVSRWTVAFFLVFVFSLRILLSEGWYIVTYALAIYHLNLFIAFLTPKIDPGMDFDDGEGPELPTRSNEEFRPFIRRLPEFKFWYSVMKSTIIAMICTMFDCFNVPVFWPILVMYFITLFCITMKRQIKHMIKYRYLPFTYGKPSYQNHEDTSRQKSWH, from the exons ATGATGCAAGATGAGCATCTGGGTGGTCCTCCAAGACGAAATGTTTTTAGTCAAGCAATAGGAAGAATATCACAG TTATATCAAACATATTTGGATCTTTGGACTCCTCACGCAGTGTCAAGATGGACAGTGGCTTTTTTTTTAgtatttgttttttctttacgtATACTTTTATCAGAG GGATGGTACATTGTTACATATGCACTAGCAATTTATCACCTAAATTTATTCATAGCATTCCTTACTCCTAAAATTGATCCTGGAATGGATTTTGATG ATGGTGAAGGACCAGAATTACCTACAAGATCTAATGAAGAGTTTAGACCATTTATTAGAAGGTTACCTGAATTTAAATTCTGGTATTCTGTGATGAAATCTACAATTATTGCTATGATATGTACTATGTTTGATTGTTTCAATGTACCAGTATTTTGGCCCATACTTGTCATGTACTTCATAACGCTATTTTGCATTACTATGAAGCGTCAAATAAag CATATGATAAAATACAGATATTTGCCGTTCACTTATGGAAAACCAAGTTACCAGAATCACGAGGATACTTCGAG ACAGAAGTCCTGGCACTAG
- the LOC126916565 gene encoding protein RER1 isoform X1: MMQDEHLGGPPRRNVFSQAIGRISQLYQTYLDLWTPHAVSRWTVAFFLVFVFSLRILLSEGWYIVTYALAIYHLNLFIAFLTPKIDPGMDFDDGEGPELPTRSNEEFRPFIRRLPEFKFWYSVMKSTIIAMICTMFDCFNVPVFWPILVMYFITLFCITMKRQIKHMIKYRYLPFTYGKPSYQNHEDTSRSPLVEI; this comes from the exons ATGATGCAAGATGAGCATCTGGGTGGTCCTCCAAGACGAAATGTTTTTAGTCAAGCAATAGGAAGAATATCACAG TTATATCAAACATATTTGGATCTTTGGACTCCTCACGCAGTGTCAAGATGGACAGTGGCTTTTTTTTTAgtatttgttttttctttacgtATACTTTTATCAGAG GGATGGTACATTGTTACATATGCACTAGCAATTTATCACCTAAATTTATTCATAGCATTCCTTACTCCTAAAATTGATCCTGGAATGGATTTTGATG ATGGTGAAGGACCAGAATTACCTACAAGATCTAATGAAGAGTTTAGACCATTTATTAGAAGGTTACCTGAATTTAAATTCTGGTATTCTGTGATGAAATCTACAATTATTGCTATGATATGTACTATGTTTGATTGTTTCAATGTACCAGTATTTTGGCCCATACTTGTCATGTACTTCATAACGCTATTTTGCATTACTATGAAGCGTCAAATAAag CATATGATAAAATACAGATATTTGCCGTTCACTTATGGAAAACCAAGTTACCAGAATCACGAGGATACTTCGAG gAGTCCACTTGTGGAAATTTGA
- the LOC126916570 gene encoding small ubiquitin-related modifier-like — protein sequence MSDNQEQKPEAGPGDANSEYIKLKVVGNDSNEIHFRVKMTTQMGKLKKSYSDRVGVPMTSLRFLFDGKRINDDETPKQLEMENDDVIEVYQEQTGGRY from the exons aTGTCTGATAATCAG GAACAAAAACCTGAAGCCGGCCCAGGCGACGCGAATTCCGAATACATCAAGCTTAAAGTTGTTGGAAAT gACAGCAATGAAATTCACTTTAGGGTAAAGATGACCACTCAaatgggtaaattaaagaaatcGTACAGCGATCGTGTG gGTGTTCCTATGACATCACTCAGGTTTTTATTTGATGGTAAAAGAATTAATGACGACGAAACACCAAAGCag TTGGAAATGGAAAATGATGATGTTATTGAAGTATACCAAGAGCAAACAGGTGGTCGCTACTGA